From Vanacampus margaritifer isolate UIUO_Vmar chromosome 8, RoL_Vmar_1.0, whole genome shotgun sequence, a single genomic window includes:
- the cast gene encoding calpastatin isoform X7: MGQILSWIRGPRETSTLQDVAVEEQSQPSKATPKPAAQVSTLTPSQFEKASSGSAMASKPGGVTTKGGTAGSTFIRTAGQGVPKAKTETNTNPTVIDMSSAGSTVVNMTLSGTKGSPKMMSKTSPVSTIKSSTAATGTAATTAAAAANVAMSTSKGSPKDTAKVQVEVRPKTETIGAKETPAVDPFDALASILPPVDPLTPKQPIFTGPEVKEHDVTSEKASKCGEREDTLPPNYRFRNMAPLPADATPKDVPKPLSTDEALESLSAGFMTSTVPTAPKMQEKKDNAAALSTAPCYVAPPFVKKVDVPAPDPSVAFRPPADKKAKMEVDNFSLEALIPPAQFKKTVCVAPPPAEKQTQVEKASSDFSLKADLDTRPKTDEGGSMSMGALSALGDMLAAPERKPEPKLRPEDLVSEKKHKEEDAVRVGERDDSIAPDYRFNKEQLKKLPAPKPQPTLNTNEALDLLSGDLLTSSAVPAQKAEVPAFAPTVSVCPAPPKPSQGSSLPLDALSALSDTLPANVPKPEPPKLRPADIVSEKKHKEKEAARVGEKEDSIAPEYRFNEDELKKLPAPKPQPTLNTNEALDLLSGDLTSSSVAPAKTPKMLSAQDVLTSTKSSGVHASLPPSTKKTPQLSDCPPVLAPQRKAKTDEGDYMSLDALGALGDTLAAPEPSPEPPKLRPEDIVTEDEHKEEDAVRVGERESSIAPEYRFNKEQLKKLPAPKPQPKMNTNEALDLLSGEFLTSSAAPAVQAPMISSSAASTQSSADFALDALAGDFVSSSAAPTVKSAAYAPTETAKQLSLGADNALDALSETLITEITPAPQPVPVPAKDLVKEKKAVEERLIKMGERDDTLPPEYRPTEEDLKKMAEAKANADTKPKTSMDDKTALDLLSSDFNTSVASSDAAATKLTPPVLDSETLKPMPRPVLDTLAGTLLPDDPAFKAKAATAKSKSKSKSKSKKQHASEPPADNQLPGQQSSDIVATSTQQGRKN; the protein is encoded by the exons TCGCAGCCCAGCAAGGCCACGCCCAAACCAGCAGCTCAGGTCTCCACTCTGACGCCTTCTCAGTTTGAG AAGGCATCATCAGGATCCGCCATGGCTTCAAAGCCTGGGGGAGTTACTACAAAAGGTGGCACTGCCGGAAGTACTTTCATCAGGACAGCGGGACAGGGGGTTCCTAAAGCTAAAACTGAG ACTAACACCAATCCCACTGTTATTGACATGTCGTCTGCTGGGTCAACTGTTGTCAACATGACATTGTCTGGGACGAAGGGCAGTCCCAAAATGATGTCGAAG ACGTCACCTGTCTCCACTATAAAGTCTTCTACTGCTGCCACTGGAACAGCAGCaaccacagcagcagcagcagctaatGTTGCCATGTCGACATCTAAAGGCTCGCCAAAAGACACAGCCAAG GTGCAAGTGGAAGTACGTCCCAAAACAGAAACAATTGGGGCCAAGGAG ACACCTGCAGTAGATCCATTTGACGCCTTGGCCAGTATACTGCCACCAGTCGATCCACTCACCCCGAAACAACCAATATTCACTGGGCCTGAGGTCAAAGAG CACGATGTCACGTCCGAGAAGGCTTCAAAGTGTGGAGAAAGAGAAGACACGCTGCCTCCAAATTACAGATTTAGAAATATG GCTCCGCTTCCTGCAGATGCCACACCTAAGGATGTTCCT AAACCACTCAGCACAGACGAGGCCCTGGAATCCCTTTCGGCAGGTTTCATGACATCAACTGTTCCAACTGCACCTAAAATGCAAGAG AAAAAAGACAATGCTGCTGCCTTATCTACTGCCCCATGTTATGTTGCACCACCATTTGTGAAG AAAGTTGACGTCCCTGCGCCTGATCCTTCTGTAGCATTTCGACCTCCAGCTGATAAGAAAGCCAAGATGGAAGTTGATAACTTCTCATTGGAAGCTTTAATTCCCCCTGCCCAATTCAAG AAAACTGTGTGTGTGGCTCCGCCCCCTGCTGAAAAACAAACTCAGGTGGAAAAGGCCTCTTCTGATTTTTCTCTGAAAGCTGACCTGGATACAAGGCCCAAGACGGATGAG ggTGGTTCCATGTCTATGGGTGCTCTCAGTGCTCTTGGTGACATGTTGGCAGCACCGGAACGCAAACCAGAACCCAAACTGAGACCTGAGGATCTTGTTTCG gagaaaaaacacaaggaGGAAGATGCTGTACGTGTAGGAGAGAGGGACGACTCAATTGCACCAGATTACAGGTTCAATAAGGAGCAACTCAAGAAACTGCCTGCTCCCAAACCTCAG CCCACCTTGAACACTAATGAGGCCCTGGACCTTCTGTCCGGAGACCTTTTGACCTCCTCAGCTGTTCCTGCACAG AAAGCTGAAGTCCCTGCATTTGCTCCAACTGTCTCTGTGTGTCCTGCTCCACCCAAACCTTCTCAG GGCAGCTCCTTGCCTCTGGATGCACTCAGTGCTCTTAGTGACACTCTACCAGCGAATGTACCAAAACCTGAACCCCCCAAGCTCAGACCTGCAGATATTGTCTCT gagaaaaaacacaaggaGAAAGAGGCTGCCCGTGTAGGAGAGAAGGAGGACTCGATTGCACCAGAGTACAGGTTCAATGAGGATGAACTTAAAAAATTACCTGCTCCTAAACCTCAG CCCACCTTGAATACTAACGAGGCGTTAGATCTTTTGTCTGGAGACTTGACAAGCTCCTCAGTTGCCCCAGCAAAG ACCCCAAAAATGTTATCCGCTCAAGATGTTTTGACTTCAACCAAATCATCTGGTGTTCACGCATCTCTTCCTCCTTCCACCAAAAAGACACCCCAG CTATCAGACTGTCCTCCAGTGTTAGCGCCACAAAGAAAGGCCAAGACTGATGAG GGCGACTACATGTCTCTGGATGCTCTCGGTGCTCTTGGTGACACGTTGGCAGCACCAGAACCATCACCAGAACCCCCTAAACTTAGACCAGAGGATATTGTTACA GAGGATGAACACAAGGAGGAAGACGCCGTGCGTGTCGGAGAGAGGGAATCCTCAATTGCGCCAGAGTACAGGTTCAATAAGGAGCAGCTCAAGAAACTGCCTGCTCCCAAACCTCAG CCCAAGATGAATACCAATGAGGCCCTTGACCTTCTATCTGGAGAATTCTTGACCTCCTCTGCTGCTCCTGCTGTCCAGGCTCCCATGATCTCCTCCTCTGCTGCTTCTACGCAA TCCTCTGCAGACTTTGCTCTGGATGCCTTAGCAGGAGACTTTGTTTCATCGTCTGCTGCCCCCACAGTGAAATCTGCTGCTTATGCCCCCACAGAAACTGCCAAacag CTTTCATTAGGAGCAGACAATGCTCTGGATGCTTTATCAGAAACTCTGATCACAGAAATCACCCCCGCCCCTCAGCCAGTCCCCGTTCCTGCCAAAGACCTTGTcaag GAGAAGAAGGCTGTTGAGGAGAGGCTCATTAAAATGGGCGAGAGAGACGACACTCTTCCACCAGAGTACAGACCCACTGAGGAGGATCTTAAG aAAATGGCCGAAGCTAAGGCTAACGCGGACACCAAACCAAAGACG TCTATGGACGACAAGACGGCTTTGGACTTGCTGTCCAGTGATTTTAACACATCGGTCGCATCGTCCGACGCGGCCGCCACAAAGCTGACACCTCCTGTGCTCGACTCGGAGACCCTCAAG CCCATGCCCCGTCCTGTTCTGGACACACTGGCTGGCACCCTCCTTCCCGATGACCCAGCATTCAAGGCTAAGGCAGCCACAGCCaag AGCAAGAGcaagtcaaagtcaaagtcTAAA AAGCAGCATGCATCAGAGCCTCCCGCCGACAATCAACTCCCTGGCCAACAAAGCTCTGACATCGTAGCAACATCCACGCAGCAGGGCAGGAAGAACTAA
- the cast gene encoding calpastatin isoform X17 — protein sequence MGQILSWIRGPRETSTLQDVAVEEQSQPSKATPKPAAQVSTLTPSQFEVQVEVRPKTETIGAKETPAVDPFDALASILPPVDPLTPKQPIFTGPEVKEHDVTSEKASKCGEREDTLPPNYRFRNMAPLPADATPKDVPKPLSTDEALESLSAGFMTSTVPTAPKMQEKKDNAAALSTAPCYVAPPFVKKVDVPAPDPSVAFRPPADKKAKMEVDNFSLEALIPPAQFKKTVCVAPPPAEKQTQVEKASSDFSLKADLDTRPKTDEVSGLSLPTFIEPRWTPANKNLTKSGGSMSMGALSALGDMLAAPERKPEPKLRPEDLVSEKKHKEEDAVRVGERDDSIAPDYRFNKEQLKKLPAPKPQPTLNTNEALDLLSGDLLTSSAVPAQKAEVPAFAPTVSVCPAPPKPSQGSSLPLDALSALSDTLPANVPKPEPPKLRPADIVSEKKHKEKEAARVGEKEDSIAPEYRFNEDELKKLPAPKPQPTLNTNEALDLLSGDLTSSSVAPAKTPKMLSAQDVLTSTKSSGVHASLPPSTKKTPQLSDCPPVLAPQRKAKTDEGDYMSLDALGALGDTLAAPEPSPEPPKLRPEDIVTEDEHKEEDAVRVGERESSIAPEYRFNKEQLKKLPAPKPQPKMNTNEALDLLSGEFLTSSAAPAVQAPMISSSAASTQSSADFALDALAGDFVSSSAAPTVKSAAYAPTETAKQLSLGADNALDALSETLITEITPAPQPVPVPAKDLVKEKKAVEERLIKMGERDDTLPPEYRPTEEDLKKMAEAKANADTKPKTSMDDKTALDLLSSDFNTSVASSDAAATKLTPPVLDSETLKPMPRPVLDTLAGTLLPDDPAFKAKAATAKSKSKSKSKSKKQHASEPPADNQLPGQQSSDIVATSTQQGRKN from the exons TCGCAGCCCAGCAAGGCCACGCCCAAACCAGCAGCTCAGGTCTCCACTCTGACGCCTTCTCAGTTTGAG GTGCAAGTGGAAGTACGTCCCAAAACAGAAACAATTGGGGCCAAGGAG ACACCTGCAGTAGATCCATTTGACGCCTTGGCCAGTATACTGCCACCAGTCGATCCACTCACCCCGAAACAACCAATATTCACTGGGCCTGAGGTCAAAGAG CACGATGTCACGTCCGAGAAGGCTTCAAAGTGTGGAGAAAGAGAAGACACGCTGCCTCCAAATTACAGATTTAGAAATATG GCTCCGCTTCCTGCAGATGCCACACCTAAGGATGTTCCT AAACCACTCAGCACAGACGAGGCCCTGGAATCCCTTTCGGCAGGTTTCATGACATCAACTGTTCCAACTGCACCTAAAATGCAAGAG AAAAAAGACAATGCTGCTGCCTTATCTACTGCCCCATGTTATGTTGCACCACCATTTGTGAAG AAAGTTGACGTCCCTGCGCCTGATCCTTCTGTAGCATTTCGACCTCCAGCTGATAAGAAAGCCAAGATGGAAGTTGATAACTTCTCATTGGAAGCTTTAATTCCCCCTGCCCAATTCAAG AAAACTGTGTGTGTGGCTCCGCCCCCTGCTGAAAAACAAACTCAGGTGGAAAAGGCCTCTTCTGATTTTTCTCTGAAAGCTGACCTGGATACAAGGCCCAAGACGGATGAGGTTAGTGGCCTTTCACTCCCGACTTTTATTGAGCCACGATGGACACCAGCaaacaaaaatctcacaaaaagt ggTGGTTCCATGTCTATGGGTGCTCTCAGTGCTCTTGGTGACATGTTGGCAGCACCGGAACGCAAACCAGAACCCAAACTGAGACCTGAGGATCTTGTTTCG gagaaaaaacacaaggaGGAAGATGCTGTACGTGTAGGAGAGAGGGACGACTCAATTGCACCAGATTACAGGTTCAATAAGGAGCAACTCAAGAAACTGCCTGCTCCCAAACCTCAG CCCACCTTGAACACTAATGAGGCCCTGGACCTTCTGTCCGGAGACCTTTTGACCTCCTCAGCTGTTCCTGCACAG AAAGCTGAAGTCCCTGCATTTGCTCCAACTGTCTCTGTGTGTCCTGCTCCACCCAAACCTTCTCAG GGCAGCTCCTTGCCTCTGGATGCACTCAGTGCTCTTAGTGACACTCTACCAGCGAATGTACCAAAACCTGAACCCCCCAAGCTCAGACCTGCAGATATTGTCTCT gagaaaaaacacaaggaGAAAGAGGCTGCCCGTGTAGGAGAGAAGGAGGACTCGATTGCACCAGAGTACAGGTTCAATGAGGATGAACTTAAAAAATTACCTGCTCCTAAACCTCAG CCCACCTTGAATACTAACGAGGCGTTAGATCTTTTGTCTGGAGACTTGACAAGCTCCTCAGTTGCCCCAGCAAAG ACCCCAAAAATGTTATCCGCTCAAGATGTTTTGACTTCAACCAAATCATCTGGTGTTCACGCATCTCTTCCTCCTTCCACCAAAAAGACACCCCAG CTATCAGACTGTCCTCCAGTGTTAGCGCCACAAAGAAAGGCCAAGACTGATGAG GGCGACTACATGTCTCTGGATGCTCTCGGTGCTCTTGGTGACACGTTGGCAGCACCAGAACCATCACCAGAACCCCCTAAACTTAGACCAGAGGATATTGTTACA GAGGATGAACACAAGGAGGAAGACGCCGTGCGTGTCGGAGAGAGGGAATCCTCAATTGCGCCAGAGTACAGGTTCAATAAGGAGCAGCTCAAGAAACTGCCTGCTCCCAAACCTCAG CCCAAGATGAATACCAATGAGGCCCTTGACCTTCTATCTGGAGAATTCTTGACCTCCTCTGCTGCTCCTGCTGTCCAGGCTCCCATGATCTCCTCCTCTGCTGCTTCTACGCAA TCCTCTGCAGACTTTGCTCTGGATGCCTTAGCAGGAGACTTTGTTTCATCGTCTGCTGCCCCCACAGTGAAATCTGCTGCTTATGCCCCCACAGAAACTGCCAAacag CTTTCATTAGGAGCAGACAATGCTCTGGATGCTTTATCAGAAACTCTGATCACAGAAATCACCCCCGCCCCTCAGCCAGTCCCCGTTCCTGCCAAAGACCTTGTcaag GAGAAGAAGGCTGTTGAGGAGAGGCTCATTAAAATGGGCGAGAGAGACGACACTCTTCCACCAGAGTACAGACCCACTGAGGAGGATCTTAAG aAAATGGCCGAAGCTAAGGCTAACGCGGACACCAAACCAAAGACG TCTATGGACGACAAGACGGCTTTGGACTTGCTGTCCAGTGATTTTAACACATCGGTCGCATCGTCCGACGCGGCCGCCACAAAGCTGACACCTCCTGTGCTCGACTCGGAGACCCTCAAG CCCATGCCCCGTCCTGTTCTGGACACACTGGCTGGCACCCTCCTTCCCGATGACCCAGCATTCAAGGCTAAGGCAGCCACAGCCaag AGCAAGAGcaagtcaaagtcaaagtcTAAA AAGCAGCATGCATCAGAGCCTCCCGCCGACAATCAACTCCCTGGCCAACAAAGCTCTGACATCGTAGCAACATCCACGCAGCAGGGCAGGAAGAACTAA